The genomic stretch TCGCGCCTCAGCGCGCGAGTGCTGCCCGCATCTGCTGAAGTTGCGACGTGACGCTAGCGTCAATCAACCGATCGCCAATGCGCGCGACAAGCCCGCCGATCAGCGATGGATCGGTCGTCGTGCGCAGCTCGATCTGTTTGCCAACGATCTGGTGGAGCTGTTCCCTGACCTGCTCTCGCTCGGCCGCCGTCAGGTCGACCGCGGTCGTCACATCGGCGATCGCGATCCCCTGGGCATCGAGGACCATGTCGCCGTAGACCGACAGCAGCTCGGGGAGGATGTCAAAGCGGTGACGCTCGATCAGCATGTA from Thermomicrobiales bacterium encodes the following:
- the atpH gene encoding ATP synthase F1 subunit delta; protein product: MAIRGVAKRYAQAVFDIASEAGTRDQWQADLTTLANAASDVVAGEFFTSPNVSEQGKRAAIDRLLPGDTQQYVRNLAYMLIERHRFDILPELLSVYGDMVLDAQGIAIADVTTAVDLTAAEREQVREQLHQIVGKQIELRTTTDPSLIGGLVARIGDRLIDASVTSQLQQMRAALAR